One part of the Esox lucius isolate fEsoLuc1 chromosome 10, fEsoLuc1.pri, whole genome shotgun sequence genome encodes these proteins:
- the slc25a32a gene encoding solute carrier family 25 member 32a isoform X2, whose product MCFPGPTDVSDGLSMRPQYDGVLHCLRSIWQVEGIRGLYQGVTPNIWGAGASWGLYFLFYNAIKAYTQEGRSTELTAVEHLMSAAEAGILTLCLTNPVWVTKTRLVLQYNADPDRKQYRGMFDALVKIYQHEGIPGLYRGFLPGLVGTSHAALQFMTYEALKRDYNKYRKMPSDAMLSPWEYVAMAAVSKIFAVATTYPYQVVRARLQDQHNTYTGIADVISRTWSNEGAVGFYKGMVPNLIRVIPACCITFLVYENISRMLLGQCK is encoded by the exons ATGTGCTTCCCAGGACCCACTGATG TGTCTGACGGTCTGTCAATGCGGCCGCAGTACGATGGGGTTCTCCACTGCTTAAGGAGCATCTGGCAGGTAGAGGGGATCCGAGGTCTCTATCAAGGGGTCACCCCAAACATCTGGGGCGCTGGGGCCTCCTGGGGATTATACTTCCTCTT ttataATGCTATCAAGGCATACACTCAGGAGGGCCGCAGCACTGAGCTGACAGCTGTAGAACACCTGATGTCTGCGGCAGAGGCAG GCATTCTGACTCTCTGCCTCACCAACCCCGTCTGGGTGACTAAGACACGTCTGGTGCTTCAGTACAATGCCGACCCGGACAGGAAGCAATACAGAGGGATGTTTGACGCCCTGGTGAAAATATATCAACATGAGGGGATCCCAGGACTCTACAGG GGCTTTCTGCCGGGCCTCGTTGGGACATCTCATGCTGCTCTGCAGTTCATGACCTATGAGGCTCTGAAGAGGGACTACAACAAGTACAGGAAGATGCCTTCAGATGCTATGCTG TCTCCATGGGAGTATGTCGCCATGGCGGCTGTGTCCAAGATATTTGCTGTGGCAACCACCTACCCTTATCAGGTAGTTCGGGCACGCCTCCAGGACCAGCATAACACCTACACTGGTATTGCTGATGTCATCTCCAGGACATGGAG TAATGAAGGAGCAGTGGGGTTTTATAAGGGCATGGTCCCTAACCTGATCCGAGTAATCCCTGCTTGCTGCATCACCTTCCTGGTCTATGAAAACATCTCCCGCATGCTCCTGGgtcagtgcaagtga
- the slc25a32a gene encoding solute carrier family 25 member 32a isoform X1 — translation MSPISRQRQAVAAAIPIGSDHSVSTYSITRNIQRFLSHIRYENLVAGLSGGVISTMVLHPLDLVKIRFAVSDGLSMRPQYDGVLHCLRSIWQVEGIRGLYQGVTPNIWGAGASWGLYFLFYNAIKAYTQEGRSTELTAVEHLMSAAEAGILTLCLTNPVWVTKTRLVLQYNADPDRKQYRGMFDALVKIYQHEGIPGLYRGFLPGLVGTSHAALQFMTYEALKRDYNKYRKMPSDAMLSPWEYVAMAAVSKIFAVATTYPYQVVRARLQDQHNTYTGIADVISRTWSNEGAVGFYKGMVPNLIRVIPACCITFLVYENISRMLLGQCK, via the exons ATGAGTCCAATCTCAAGACAACGACAGGCAGTGGCCGCAGCGATCCCAATCGGCAGCGACCATTCGGTATCCACTTACTCCATAACAAGGAATATTCAACGGTTTCTTAGCCATATTAGATATGAAAATCTGGTGGCGGGACTGAGTGGAGGAGTCATATCGACGATGGTGCTACACCCTCTGGATCTGGTCAAAATACGgtttgctg TGTCTGACGGTCTGTCAATGCGGCCGCAGTACGATGGGGTTCTCCACTGCTTAAGGAGCATCTGGCAGGTAGAGGGGATCCGAGGTCTCTATCAAGGGGTCACCCCAAACATCTGGGGCGCTGGGGCCTCCTGGGGATTATACTTCCTCTT ttataATGCTATCAAGGCATACACTCAGGAGGGCCGCAGCACTGAGCTGACAGCTGTAGAACACCTGATGTCTGCGGCAGAGGCAG GCATTCTGACTCTCTGCCTCACCAACCCCGTCTGGGTGACTAAGACACGTCTGGTGCTTCAGTACAATGCCGACCCGGACAGGAAGCAATACAGAGGGATGTTTGACGCCCTGGTGAAAATATATCAACATGAGGGGATCCCAGGACTCTACAGG GGCTTTCTGCCGGGCCTCGTTGGGACATCTCATGCTGCTCTGCAGTTCATGACCTATGAGGCTCTGAAGAGGGACTACAACAAGTACAGGAAGATGCCTTCAGATGCTATGCTG TCTCCATGGGAGTATGTCGCCATGGCGGCTGTGTCCAAGATATTTGCTGTGGCAACCACCTACCCTTATCAGGTAGTTCGGGCACGCCTCCAGGACCAGCATAACACCTACACTGGTATTGCTGATGTCATCTCCAGGACATGGAG TAATGAAGGAGCAGTGGGGTTTTATAAGGGCATGGTCCCTAACCTGATCCGAGTAATCCCTGCTTGCTGCATCACCTTCCTGGTCTATGAAAACATCTCCCGCATGCTCCTGGgtcagtgcaagtga
- the slc25a32a gene encoding solute carrier family 25 member 32a isoform X3 yields the protein MRPQYDGVLHCLRSIWQVEGIRGLYQGVTPNIWGAGASWGLYFLFYNAIKAYTQEGRSTELTAVEHLMSAAEAGILTLCLTNPVWVTKTRLVLQYNADPDRKQYRGMFDALVKIYQHEGIPGLYRGFLPGLVGTSHAALQFMTYEALKRDYNKYRKMPSDAMLSPWEYVAMAAVSKIFAVATTYPYQVVRARLQDQHNTYTGIADVISRTWSNEGAVGFYKGMVPNLIRVIPACCITFLVYENISRMLLGQCK from the exons ATGCGGCCGCAGTACGATGGGGTTCTCCACTGCTTAAGGAGCATCTGGCAGGTAGAGGGGATCCGAGGTCTCTATCAAGGGGTCACCCCAAACATCTGGGGCGCTGGGGCCTCCTGGGGATTATACTTCCTCTT ttataATGCTATCAAGGCATACACTCAGGAGGGCCGCAGCACTGAGCTGACAGCTGTAGAACACCTGATGTCTGCGGCAGAGGCAG GCATTCTGACTCTCTGCCTCACCAACCCCGTCTGGGTGACTAAGACACGTCTGGTGCTTCAGTACAATGCCGACCCGGACAGGAAGCAATACAGAGGGATGTTTGACGCCCTGGTGAAAATATATCAACATGAGGGGATCCCAGGACTCTACAGG GGCTTTCTGCCGGGCCTCGTTGGGACATCTCATGCTGCTCTGCAGTTCATGACCTATGAGGCTCTGAAGAGGGACTACAACAAGTACAGGAAGATGCCTTCAGATGCTATGCTG TCTCCATGGGAGTATGTCGCCATGGCGGCTGTGTCCAAGATATTTGCTGTGGCAACCACCTACCCTTATCAGGTAGTTCGGGCACGCCTCCAGGACCAGCATAACACCTACACTGGTATTGCTGATGTCATCTCCAGGACATGGAG TAATGAAGGAGCAGTGGGGTTTTATAAGGGCATGGTCCCTAACCTGATCCGAGTAATCCCTGCTTGCTGCATCACCTTCCTGGTCTATGAAAACATCTCCCGCATGCTCCTGGgtcagtgcaagtga
- the slc25a32a gene encoding solute carrier family 25 member 32a isoform X4 has product MASTGKRSYNAIKAYTQEGRSTELTAVEHLMSAAEAGILTLCLTNPVWVTKTRLVLQYNADPDRKQYRGMFDALVKIYQHEGIPGLYRGFLPGLVGTSHAALQFMTYEALKRDYNKYRKMPSDAMLSPWEYVAMAAVSKIFAVATTYPYQVVRARLQDQHNTYTGIADVISRTWSNEGAVGFYKGMVPNLIRVIPACCITFLVYENISRMLLGQCK; this is encoded by the exons ATGGCCAGTACAGGAAAAAGAAG ttataATGCTATCAAGGCATACACTCAGGAGGGCCGCAGCACTGAGCTGACAGCTGTAGAACACCTGATGTCTGCGGCAGAGGCAG GCATTCTGACTCTCTGCCTCACCAACCCCGTCTGGGTGACTAAGACACGTCTGGTGCTTCAGTACAATGCCGACCCGGACAGGAAGCAATACAGAGGGATGTTTGACGCCCTGGTGAAAATATATCAACATGAGGGGATCCCAGGACTCTACAGG GGCTTTCTGCCGGGCCTCGTTGGGACATCTCATGCTGCTCTGCAGTTCATGACCTATGAGGCTCTGAAGAGGGACTACAACAAGTACAGGAAGATGCCTTCAGATGCTATGCTG TCTCCATGGGAGTATGTCGCCATGGCGGCTGTGTCCAAGATATTTGCTGTGGCAACCACCTACCCTTATCAGGTAGTTCGGGCACGCCTCCAGGACCAGCATAACACCTACACTGGTATTGCTGATGTCATCTCCAGGACATGGAG TAATGAAGGAGCAGTGGGGTTTTATAAGGGCATGGTCCCTAACCTGATCCGAGTAATCCCTGCTTGCTGCATCACCTTCCTGGTCTATGAAAACATCTCCCGCATGCTCCTGGgtcagtgcaagtga